From Fundulus heteroclitus isolate FHET01 chromosome 5, MU-UCD_Fhet_4.1, whole genome shotgun sequence, a single genomic window includes:
- the polg2 gene encoding DNA polymerase subunit gamma-2, mitochondrial — MLAQGVGRCLLPPRSRPAGSSRGLCSAAAADALDRVRALLQLCADRHYICPGESNAEMFRRGWSCGYGPLGVELRRNLLQQWWHSMSGSRARVFAVDTPSSSVERGAGGARVVGSELFQQILGQPELSGERLAQELRRLLLSAPSLRPSLLQGALEQFVPSLEMVNRKLPFGLAEAGLCFQPSDGSGCLAEVNQTSLVWFCSPRTSSQWLDHWARHRLKWWRKFALSPSDFSSVEVPEHELEENTSRGMKILYNFPWGLESLETLWCRGDAELLKAYKGVRSKLQSRDGRKSIPHVVSVSGNMDRGVMAFLSNSLQLLRREDSKKRLQHRKVLKIHPVLAPVKVALDTGKGATMELRQVCEGLLQEFLEARISAWPGYLDTLPTSLEHLNAKYDEMGVLFTVVIGENTLESGLLQVRSRDTTIKETMHISEIRNFVFKYISAAEKF; from the exons ATGCTGGCTCAGGGGGTCGGACGCTGCTTGCTGCCGCCGCGTTCACGTCCAGCCGGGAGCAGCAGAGGACTCTGCAGCGCCGCAGCCGCCGATGCCTTGGACCGGGTCCGGgcgctgctgcagctctgcgCCGACAGACACTACATCTGTCCCGGAGAGAGCAACGCGGAGATGTTCCGGAGAGGCTGGAGCTGCGGCTACGGACCGCTGGGCGTGGAGCTGAGGAGAAACCTGCTGCAGCAGTGGTGGCACTCAATGAGCGGCTCCAGGGCGCGGGTGTTCGCCGTGGACACTCCGAGCAGCAGCGTGGAGAGAGGAGCTGGTGGAGCCCGGGTGGTTGGATCCGAGCTTTTCCAGCAGATACTCGGTCAACCCGAGCTGAGCGGAGAGCGGCTCGCCCAGGAGCTGAGGAGGCTGCTGCTGAGCGCTCCATCTCTGAGGCCAAGCCTGCTTCAAG GTGCCTTGGAGCAGTTTGTGCCCTCACTGGAGATGGTGAACAGAAAACTCCCGTTCGGCCTGGCTGAGGCAGGTCTGTGCTTCCAGCCTTCAGATGGCTCCGGTTG CTTGGCTGAGGTCAACCAGACGTCTCTGGTTTGGTTCTGCTCTCCTCGCACCTCTTCCCAGTGGCTGGATCACTGGGCACGTCACAGGCTGAAGTGGTGGAGGAAG TTTGCCCTGTCCCCCTCTGACTTCAGCAGCGTTGAGGTGCCTGAGCATGAGCTCGAAGAGAACACGTCTCGGGGGATGAAGATCTTGTACAATTTCCCGTGGGGCCTGGAATCCCTGGAGACACTGTGGTGTCGAGGAGACGCAGAACTGCTTAAGGCATATAAGGGGGTCCGCAGCAAACTGCAG AGTCGAGACGGTCGAAAGTCCATTCCTCATGTTGTCTCTGTGAGCGGCAACATGGACCGCGGCGTGATGGCGTTCCTGTCCAACTCACTCCAGCTGCTCAGGAGAGAAGACAGCAAGAAGAGGCTGCAACACAGAAAG GTTCTAAAGATACATCCAGTGTTGGCTCCTGTCAAAGTGGCTTTAGACACTGGGAAGGGAGCCACAATGGAACTGAGGCAG GTCTGTGAGGGCCTTCTACAGGAGTTCCTGGAAGCCAGGATTTCTGCATGGCCGGGGTATCTTGACACGCTGCCAACATCATTAGAGCATCTGAATGCCAA ATACGATGAGATGGGAGTTCTCTTCACTGTGGTGATCGGTGAGAACACACTGGAGAGCGGCCTCCTGCAAGTCCgcagcagagacacaaccaTCAAAGAGACCATGCACATTTCCGAAATTAggaactttgtttttaaatatatttctgctGCTGAGAAATTCTGA